The following proteins are encoded in a genomic region of Aminivibrio pyruvatiphilus:
- the kdsB gene encoding 3-deoxy-manno-octulosonate cytidylyltransferase produces the protein MKVLGVIPARYASTRLPGKPLADICGKTLVRRVYERASLSPILHRLVVATDDERIAHEVRSFGGNCVLTSPDHPNGTCRAAEAAEKEDADVVINIQGDEPFLDPVMIDETASLLSEDGSALSSTLCEPLADPESIRNPNVVKVVMDRFGSALYFSRSVIPYPRVETGVPVYRHIGIYGFRREFLFTYASLPPTPLSAAESLEQLRILEHGYSMKVAVTRGRCGPSVDTPEDLENVRTIFRGMEKE, from the coding sequence ATGAAGGTGCTCGGCGTCATCCCGGCCCGGTACGCCTCCACGCGCCTGCCCGGCAAGCCCCTGGCGGACATCTGCGGCAAGACCCTCGTCCGCAGGGTTTACGAACGGGCTTCCCTTTCACCGATACTCCACCGCCTCGTGGTCGCCACGGACGACGAGCGTATCGCCCATGAAGTAAGGAGCTTCGGGGGAAACTGCGTTCTCACGTCCCCGGACCACCCCAACGGCACCTGCCGTGCGGCGGAAGCGGCCGAAAAGGAAGACGCCGACGTGGTGATCAACATCCAGGGAGACGAACCCTTCCTGGACCCCGTTATGATCGACGAAACGGCATCCCTTCTTTCGGAGGACGGCTCCGCCCTCTCGTCCACCCTCTGCGAACCTCTGGCCGACCCGGAATCCATCCGGAACCCTAACGTGGTGAAGGTGGTCATGGACAGGTTCGGCAGCGCCCTGTACTTCAGCCGGTCCGTTATCCCCTATCCAAGGGTGGAAACGGGCGTTCCAGTCTACAGGCATATCGGCATCTACGGCTTCCGCCGGGAGTTTTTGTTCACTTACGCCTCCCTGCCCCCCACGCCCCTTTCGGCGGCGGAATCTCTCGAACAGCTCCGGATCCTGGAGCACGGCTATTCCATGAAGGTGGCCGTCACCCGGGGGCGGTGCGGCCCGAGCGTGGACACGCCCGAGGACCTGGAGAACGTGCGGACAATCTTCCGGGGGATGGAAAAGGAGTGA
- a CDS encoding mitochondrial fission ELM1 family protein, producing the protein MTACPALVFLLSDGIRGHLFQGRGVAGWLSRFTGADVVEMDVPRPTGWERTRLFKWKARFLPFADGSGAARWIQEAGASSLLERAGHELAARNCGENSALFLSAGSGAAPFALALARVTGQKCCTLMTPSVLGTAPFDFAVVPEHDHPEKRENILATLGAPNAIFPDELERQGWELAQKYPPRESGVRENRWGVLVGGDDANYRVSSEWVRRTLGPILEAGAQADADLYITTSRRTSPGAEAELLRLTEGNPAVRMVLLASKDSFNPVPGMLGLCSRIFVTEDSVSMVSEAVTAGREVFLLRTERQSRGRTAFQDATYFLVQKNILPGSCLWGIPRFDALFSSLASRGFLKEVHYDRLYTSIGTSVSLHPDGPVLNEAKRAAEWIIERWSKE; encoded by the coding sequence GTGACGGCCTGTCCCGCCCTGGTCTTTCTTCTGAGCGACGGCATCCGGGGACACCTCTTCCAGGGAAGAGGTGTCGCAGGATGGCTCTCCCGCTTTACCGGGGCTGACGTGGTGGAGATGGACGTTCCGCGCCCCACAGGATGGGAGCGGACCCGCCTCTTCAAGTGGAAGGCCCGGTTTCTTCCTTTTGCTGACGGTTCCGGGGCTGCCCGGTGGATTCAAGAGGCAGGCGCGTCCTCCCTTCTGGAGAGGGCAGGGCACGAACTGGCCGCAAGGAACTGCGGTGAGAACTCCGCCCTCTTTCTTTCGGCAGGGAGCGGCGCTGCGCCCTTCGCCCTCGCCCTCGCCAGGGTGACAGGGCAGAAGTGTTGCACCCTCATGACTCCGTCGGTGTTGGGGACGGCTCCCTTCGATTTTGCCGTTGTCCCCGAACACGACCATCCGGAGAAAAGGGAGAATATCCTGGCTACCCTCGGAGCGCCCAACGCCATCTTCCCCGACGAACTCGAGCGGCAGGGATGGGAACTCGCCCAGAAATACCCTCCCAGGGAATCGGGCGTGCGTGAGAACCGGTGGGGAGTCCTCGTGGGGGGCGACGACGCGAATTACCGCGTATCCTCCGAATGGGTGCGCCGGACACTGGGGCCGATACTCGAGGCCGGGGCACAGGCGGACGCTGACCTCTACATCACCACCTCCAGGCGAACCTCCCCCGGGGCCGAGGCCGAACTGCTCAGGCTGACGGAAGGCAACCCTGCTGTCAGGATGGTCCTTCTTGCGTCAAAGGATTCCTTCAATCCCGTTCCGGGCATGCTCGGACTCTGCTCCCGCATTTTCGTCACCGAGGACTCCGTCTCCATGGTCTCCGAGGCCGTCACCGCCGGCAGGGAGGTCTTCCTCCTCAGGACGGAGCGGCAGAGCCGCGGCAGGACGGCCTTTCAGGATGCAACGTATTTCCTGGTACAGAAGAATATTCTTCCTGGGAGCTGCCTCTGGGGTATTCCACGGTTCGATGCCCTTTTCTCCAGCCTTGCCTCCAGGGGATTTCTGAAAGAAGTCCACTATGATAGACTGTATACGTCAATAGGGACATCGGTGTCCCTTCACCCGGATGGCCCTGTCCTCAACGAAGCGAAGCGTGCTGCTGAGTGGATCATAGAGAGATGGAGCAAAGAATAG
- the rfaE1 gene encoding D-glycero-beta-D-manno-heptose-7-phosphate kinase yields the protein MMQNPERFKNLNILVLGDVMLDRYVSGDVLRVSPEAPVPVLSVRSRREVLGGAGNVAANLAALGCSVNLLGALGNDYEGKRITKLLDEKGIRNYLVETDDRPTTTKTRIIGGNQQIVRFDEETAEVVSPGTEERISAAMLRLLESANGVLLSDYGKGVLKGNLCKTVISGALRRGVPVFVDPKGRDWERYRGATCVTPNEAEFFAVSGESTDERGDFSRNALEIKSRFDINNLLVTRGAKGIAFFPEEGDPCFAPAPRVREVYDVSGAGDTVVAVLAASVVSGYSWDYGVSLANRAAGIVITRAGTSPVSIEDLSGPADEDTKICTWAEAERRVALWKKNGASVVFTNGCFDLLHPGHIKVLRQAAQEGDRLVVGLNSDASIRRLKGPDRPVLPQADRASILAALDCVDLVVVFDEDTPEKLIRALIPSVLVKGGDYTPESVVGRQIVEEGGGRVVIVPLMEGKSTSKILLSFKKR from the coding sequence ATGATGCAGAATCCTGAAAGGTTCAAAAACCTCAACATCCTTGTCCTCGGGGATGTGATGCTTGACCGGTATGTTTCAGGGGATGTTCTCAGGGTCTCCCCGGAGGCTCCGGTCCCGGTCCTGTCGGTTCGGAGCAGAAGGGAAGTGCTTGGTGGTGCGGGGAACGTGGCTGCCAACCTTGCCGCCCTGGGATGTTCAGTGAATCTGCTGGGTGCCTTAGGTAATGACTATGAGGGAAAGAGGATAACGAAACTGCTTGATGAAAAGGGAATCAGGAACTACCTTGTCGAGACAGATGACCGGCCGACAACCACAAAAACGAGGATTATCGGAGGAAACCAACAGATAGTCCGGTTTGATGAAGAAACAGCCGAAGTCGTTTCTCCGGGTACAGAAGAGAGGATTTCCGCGGCAATGCTCCGTTTGCTCGAGTCTGCTAATGGTGTTCTGCTCTCCGATTACGGCAAAGGAGTGCTGAAAGGAAACCTGTGCAAAACTGTGATATCCGGGGCTCTTCGACGGGGGGTGCCGGTTTTTGTCGATCCAAAGGGCCGTGACTGGGAACGATATCGCGGTGCGACGTGCGTCACCCCCAACGAAGCGGAGTTCTTTGCTGTTTCCGGAGAATCAACTGACGAACGTGGAGATTTTTCGCGGAATGCCCTGGAAATAAAAAGCAGGTTTGATATTAATAATTTGCTCGTCACCAGGGGCGCGAAAGGAATCGCCTTTTTCCCGGAGGAGGGGGATCCCTGTTTTGCTCCCGCCCCCAGGGTTAGGGAAGTATACGACGTCTCGGGAGCAGGCGACACGGTTGTTGCGGTTCTCGCGGCATCAGTGGTTTCAGGATATTCCTGGGACTATGGAGTATCTCTCGCCAACAGGGCGGCGGGAATCGTCATAACACGGGCGGGTACTTCACCTGTGTCTATTGAAGATTTGTCCGGTCCGGCAGATGAGGACACGAAGATTTGTACCTGGGCTGAAGCTGAAAGAAGGGTAGCGCTCTGGAAAAAGAACGGGGCTTCCGTTGTTTTTACGAACGGGTGTTTCGATCTTCTTCATCCTGGTCATATAAAGGTGCTTCGCCAGGCCGCACAGGAAGGTGACAGGCTCGTTGTCGGGCTGAACTCCGACGCGTCGATACGCCGCCTCAAGGGACCTGACCGCCCGGTTCTCCCCCAGGCTGACCGTGCCTCCATTCTGGCTGCCCTTGATTGCGTGGATCTTGTTGTTGTGTTCGATGAAGATACACCAGAGAAATTAATTCGTGCCCTTATACCCTCCGTTCTTGTCAAAGGAGGAGACTACACCCCGGAAAGCGTCGTAGGAAGGCAAATTGTCGAAGAGGGGGGCGGCAGAGTTGTTATCGTTCCCCTGATGGAAGGAAAAAGCACGTCCAAAATTCTCCTATCCTTTAAGAAACGGTGA
- a CDS encoding glycosyltransferase family 4 protein, which yields MKIIHILPELEEGGVERHVLWLTEELSFRGHDVTVISSGGKMVSRLASGVNHLALPVDVKNPLTAFFCARKIARLAARENVQLLHAHSRVPAWVAYWASRMAKIPFVVTAHGVFSNKTAWIYRPYRKAERVICVSSAVKRTMEPCFGNNTTVILNGMPEKDLSWKGSKDGMFRFLFIGRLSPVKGIQDIVEILPLLQGDWTLDVVGNGPLFSTLSAKIKELALNDRVFLHGFRDDTDRWLSECSCLLFPSYTEGMPLTLARAVQMGVPVLASSIPPVIEMAETEEGLLPPGEKDLWRRALQGVLEGNKSFPRFSSEKIPTIKKMTDEVEAVYAEVSCSR from the coding sequence GTGAAAATCATCCATATCCTTCCAGAACTCGAGGAAGGAGGAGTCGAACGCCATGTTCTCTGGCTGACGGAAGAACTTTCCTTCCGGGGACATGATGTGACCGTTATTTCGTCCGGAGGGAAAATGGTTTCCCGGCTGGCATCGGGAGTGAATCACCTTGCCTTGCCGGTGGACGTAAAAAATCCGCTGACGGCTTTCTTCTGCGCGAGGAAGATAGCACGCTTAGCGGCAAGGGAGAATGTTCAGCTTCTTCATGCCCATTCGAGAGTCCCGGCGTGGGTAGCTTACTGGGCATCGAGGATGGCTAAAATTCCTTTTGTAGTCACTGCTCACGGCGTATTCAGCAATAAGACGGCATGGATTTATCGTCCCTACAGGAAAGCTGAAAGGGTGATCTGTGTCAGTTCTGCTGTGAAAAGAACCATGGAGCCATGTTTCGGTAATAATACAACAGTTATTCTCAACGGAATGCCGGAGAAGGACCTTTCATGGAAGGGTTCCAAGGATGGAATGTTCCGCTTTCTCTTTATCGGTCGCCTTTCTCCCGTAAAGGGGATTCAGGATATAGTGGAGATTCTTCCTCTGCTGCAAGGCGACTGGACGCTTGACGTAGTGGGAAACGGCCCGCTTTTCAGCACACTATCGGCGAAAATAAAAGAACTTGCTCTGAACGATCGGGTTTTCCTCCATGGTTTCCGGGATGATACGGACCGCTGGCTTTCGGAGTGCTCTTGCCTGCTTTTTCCCTCCTACACGGAAGGGATGCCCCTGACACTGGCCAGGGCGGTCCAGATGGGTGTGCCTGTACTTGCTTCATCCATCCCCCCTGTCATCGAGATGGCTGAAACTGAAGAAGGATTATTGCCGCCGGGGGAAAAAGATCTTTGGAGAAGGGCGTTACAGGGGGTACTGGAGGGAAATAAAAGTTTCCCCCGCTTCTCTTCGGAGAAAATCCCTACGATCAAAAAAATGACTGACGAAGTTGAAGCAGTGTATGCCGAGGTGTCTTGCAGCAGGTGA
- a CDS encoding glycosyltransferase family 4 protein has protein sequence MLHYVNESVLSWSVPFLQLLRALEDKSINNVVLCSPGGRLSNEVEKIGVECVVAKALFPWCPRLCKKIGKIIGDVQPDIIVTRLSSAALIGGYWGKRLGIPVIGALDKFSKPRYYRHVQTVLAVSSLLASFAKNAGMPDVVAIPNGIETNFYRPPESHEAKNRLREQWSVGSDERIVLAAGRFVEWKGFDVLLNAFANVHRRFLSSGKDFPVRLFLAGDGEEKDNYRNLVKSLGIENLVIFPGFVRDIRPFLQMSDIFVLPSKEPEPFGLVLLEAMAAGKPSIATSCGGPQDMIEHGRNGWLVPCNEKDALADALSEALLSSDLLSIGERAMSKASEFDVTRVAERLLCLFENMILNYPK, from the coding sequence GTGCTCCATTACGTTAACGAATCCGTTCTTTCCTGGTCGGTTCCCTTCCTTCAGCTCTTGAGGGCCCTTGAGGACAAAAGTATAAACAATGTCGTGCTTTGTTCTCCCGGGGGAAGATTATCGAATGAAGTTGAAAAAATCGGAGTGGAGTGTGTTGTTGCCAAAGCCCTCTTTCCGTGGTGTCCCCGTTTGTGTAAGAAAATTGGAAAGATAATTGGTGACGTCCAGCCTGACATTATCGTCACCCGTCTTTCGTCCGCTGCCCTTATCGGCGGGTATTGGGGCAAAAGACTAGGAATCCCCGTAATAGGTGCTCTCGACAAGTTCTCTAAACCCAGGTATTATCGTCACGTTCAAACTGTGCTGGCAGTGTCGTCATTGTTGGCATCATTTGCGAAGAATGCCGGAATGCCTGATGTGGTTGCAATACCGAACGGAATCGAAACGAACTTCTACCGGCCACCGGAATCCCATGAAGCGAAAAATCGTCTTCGGGAACAATGGTCCGTCGGCAGTGATGAAAGAATTGTCCTTGCCGCTGGGCGTTTCGTGGAATGGAAAGGATTCGATGTTCTCCTGAACGCCTTTGCTAATGTACATAGGCGTTTCCTTTCTTCTGGGAAGGATTTTCCGGTCCGACTTTTTCTTGCGGGGGACGGGGAAGAAAAAGACAACTATAGAAATTTAGTAAAAAGCTTGGGTATCGAAAATCTCGTTATATTTCCCGGTTTTGTCAGGGATATACGTCCGTTTCTTCAAATGTCGGATATTTTTGTCCTTCCGTCAAAAGAACCGGAGCCCTTCGGTTTGGTTCTCCTGGAAGCGATGGCTGCTGGAAAACCGTCTATTGCCACCTCCTGCGGCGGACCTCAGGATATGATAGAACACGGCCGAAACGGATGGTTGGTACCCTGCAACGAAAAGGATGCTCTTGCTGATGCTTTATCTGAAGCCCTTCTTTCTTCTGATCTTCTCTCCATCGGCGAACGGGCAATGTCCAAGGCTTCTGAATTCGATGTCACCCGTGTTGCTGAGCGGCTACTTTGCCTTTTTGAAAATATGATTTTGAATTATCCGAAATAG
- a CDS encoding O-antigen ligase family protein, with protein sequence MNFRIFKPDFWQSVTLVEFGFLWSVLFAVWGPVPRYLGWLLAIIGLLSGKLRGNGRTGVLHPFLKAGLLFVLLWGLPSSFFRKPDLFTFLKGYSLALEFAFSLWLAARVFSKESLQRFWVVLSASVVLAIIQTLYAFFFENHFAGLFSNINTLGFYGVILLPLFLSRTFEKGSVISWLVSAGILFVICLSSSSSAWIAGAFSLVLLSIMGGAKYLFKMFFLFSLFAVIFAGVWGGLERLNPELKQTFARYMDRELEQLLSFGNPSKFTTNRSFIWQGAANLIEKYPLSGWGWGAFNDPFAKINSSWWDVKKTRLRAQNVDDAHNMYLNLSVYGGIPTTLSVLALFLFSAYRAYVFSRKKAGDQWFWIAVSASILSILFYSLAGDVFSIRYKFACIFWYYMGFAGRSDVE encoded by the coding sequence ATGAACTTCAGGATTTTCAAGCCGGATTTCTGGCAATCGGTCACCCTGGTGGAATTCGGTTTTCTATGGTCGGTGTTGTTTGCGGTCTGGGGTCCTGTTCCCAGGTATCTTGGGTGGCTTCTGGCCATTATCGGCCTCCTTTCCGGGAAGCTCCGGGGAAATGGGCGGACAGGTGTGCTTCATCCTTTCCTGAAGGCGGGGTTGTTGTTTGTTCTTCTTTGGGGGCTGCCGTCCAGCTTTTTCAGAAAACCGGACTTATTTACTTTTTTGAAGGGGTATTCTTTAGCCTTGGAGTTTGCTTTTTCCCTGTGGCTTGCTGCAAGAGTCTTTTCAAAAGAATCTCTGCAGAGATTCTGGGTCGTTCTTTCCGCTTCGGTCGTTCTTGCCATCATTCAGACACTTTACGCTTTCTTCTTTGAGAATCATTTTGCCGGACTCTTCAGCAACATCAATACGCTTGGATTTTACGGGGTTATTCTGCTCCCCCTCTTTCTTTCAAGGACTTTCGAGAAAGGAAGCGTAATATCGTGGCTGGTTTCGGCAGGTATTCTGTTCGTTATCTGCTTAAGTTCCAGCTCGTCTGCCTGGATTGCGGGAGCGTTCAGCCTTGTCCTTCTTTCGATAATGGGGGGGGCGAAGTATCTTTTCAAGATGTTTTTTCTTTTTTCCCTCTTTGCTGTTATCTTTGCCGGTGTATGGGGCGGCCTGGAAAGATTAAATCCGGAACTGAAGCAGACTTTTGCCAGATACATGGACCGTGAACTGGAACAGCTTCTTTCTTTTGGGAATCCGTCAAAATTCACGACAAACCGGTCGTTCATATGGCAGGGAGCGGCTAATCTTATCGAAAAATACCCCCTTTCCGGCTGGGGATGGGGGGCTTTTAACGATCCTTTCGCCAAAATAAACAGTTCCTGGTGGGATGTGAAGAAAACCCGCCTGAGAGCCCAGAATGTTGATGATGCCCACAATATGTACCTGAATCTGTCCGTTTACGGCGGAATCCCGACAACTTTGTCTGTGCTTGCTCTATTTCTGTTTTCCGCATATAGGGCTTATGTATTTTCCAGAAAAAAAGCAGGGGATCAGTGGTTCTGGATTGCAGTATCCGCGTCAATTTTATCCATTCTCTTTTATAGCCTTGCAGGAGATGTTTTTTCCATACGATATAAATTCGCCTGTATCTTCTGGTACTACATGGGTTTTGCCGGAAGATCGGATGTGGAGTGA
- a CDS encoding glycosyltransferase family 9 protein — protein MIKSASDILGEVKPPFLLAAIGASKEVKQWPARNWVEFCRNACDNGIPVVLAGDGAEELEKAEEICGSVSSDLLYDLVGRIPLSVLGGVVGMASLVLAGDTGILNMARIMGVPSMALLGPTPLPVGVGLMDPEQVFSADCSYLGCGKNHCRKACLESVEAENVFQAVATAWKSKFSQ, from the coding sequence ATGATAAAAAGTGCCTCGGATATTCTTGGGGAAGTTAAACCTCCTTTTTTGCTTGCCGCCATAGGGGCGAGCAAGGAAGTAAAACAGTGGCCTGCACGGAATTGGGTTGAGTTTTGCAGAAATGCCTGTGACAATGGAATTCCTGTGGTTCTTGCCGGAGACGGGGCCGAAGAACTGGAGAAAGCGGAGGAAATCTGCGGATCTGTCTCCAGCGATCTTCTGTACGACCTTGTGGGGCGGATTCCTCTTTCCGTTCTCGGAGGCGTTGTGGGGATGGCATCTCTCGTCCTTGCGGGCGATACAGGGATTCTCAACATGGCACGGATCATGGGCGTTCCCTCCATGGCTCTTCTGGGGCCGACTCCTCTTCCAGTCGGCGTCGGCCTTATGGATCCGGAACAGGTTTTCAGCGCCGATTGCAGTTATCTTGGGTGCGGTAAAAACCATTGCAGGAAAGCCTGCCTTGAATCCGTTGAAGCTGAAAATGTATTTCAGGCAGTCGCCACGGCATGGAAAAGCAAATTTTCTCAGTAA
- a CDS encoding S-layer homology domain-containing protein produces MKKILALVAVIALVAFAAPAFAAANPFMDVPMNHWAYDAIGQLAARGVLSGYPDGTYKGNQPMTRYEVASAVARALAVVDMTKASKQDVEMLKKLVVEFKDELDALGVKVDKLDGRVAALEAGVGGWKFWGQFRMDAKWASEKDGLYTTGDTDFNLNRFRIFGQKKVDDNISVTFRIGKSGVNTVAWERYFVTAKMPWDVTMHAGLYLTDWEGDDRLYHGSENDAKFTDRSMTGFWFTKDFGMGMFQVFAAHFDEDLNTSPTQKWFYDNNLGQYILKTTHEKEGYEFGARFRVNFNENFWLSGNYIKRTFDDSPFLGESYGRPDPSPNPSGTVGVTEDKQAWWVALGGKFNSGWTATFAYYDVDNGGTNNSGNAYQGIVNIDQSVLKFTSLWLEYMKIDDATFNVWTAGTWDTYGTVTGTSLGNYDDILFVRADQKWNDKWATFLRYFHGSARNPAADNTKNYTFGVKYWYAPAMSFELAYDKIESAGTVAGADDHVIRLRTIVDF; encoded by the coding sequence ATGAAAAAGATTCTTGCGCTTGTTGCAGTAATCGCGCTCGTGGCCTTCGCAGCTCCTGCGTTTGCCGCCGCCAATCCTTTCATGGATGTTCCTATGAACCACTGGGCATACGACGCAATCGGCCAGCTTGCCGCCCGTGGCGTGCTTTCCGGCTATCCCGATGGCACCTACAAGGGCAACCAGCCCATGACCCGGTACGAAGTTGCTTCCGCAGTCGCCCGCGCTCTGGCAGTCGTCGACATGACCAAGGCCAGCAAGCAGGACGTCGAAATGCTGAAGAAACTCGTTGTCGAATTCAAGGACGAACTTGACGCCCTCGGCGTGAAGGTCGACAAGCTCGACGGCAGGGTCGCAGCACTTGAAGCCGGTGTCGGCGGATGGAAATTCTGGGGCCAGTTCCGTATGGATGCCAAGTGGGCAAGCGAAAAAGATGGCCTTTACACCACTGGCGATACGGACTTCAACCTGAACCGCTTCCGGATTTTCGGGCAGAAAAAAGTTGATGATAACATCTCTGTAACTTTCCGTATCGGCAAGAGTGGTGTGAATACCGTAGCATGGGAACGTTACTTTGTCACCGCCAAGATGCCTTGGGACGTTACAATGCATGCTGGTCTGTATCTCACCGACTGGGAAGGCGACGACAGGCTGTACCACGGTTCCGAAAACGATGCCAAGTTCACTGATCGGAGCATGACCGGGTTCTGGTTTACGAAGGATTTCGGCATGGGAATGTTCCAGGTGTTTGCTGCTCACTTCGACGAGGATCTTAACACCTCTCCGACACAAAAATGGTTCTATGATAACAATCTTGGACAGTATATTCTGAAGACAACTCACGAAAAAGAAGGCTATGAGTTCGGCGCAAGGTTCCGTGTGAACTTTAATGAGAACTTCTGGCTTTCCGGAAACTACATCAAGAGAACCTTTGATGATTCTCCTTTCCTTGGAGAATCCTATGGCAGACCTGACCCTTCGCCCAATCCGTCCGGTACTGTGGGTGTAACCGAAGACAAGCAGGCCTGGTGGGTAGCTCTCGGCGGTAAGTTCAACAGCGGTTGGACCGCAACGTTTGCTTACTATGATGTTGATAACGGCGGCACGAATAACAGTGGCAACGCTTACCAGGGAATCGTCAACATCGACCAGAGTGTCCTTAAGTTTACGTCCCTCTGGCTCGAGTACATGAAGATCGATGATGCCACCTTCAACGTCTGGACTGCCGGTACGTGGGATACTTACGGAACGGTTACCGGTACATCGCTCGGAAACTACGACGATATTCTCTTTGTTCGTGCCGACCAGAAGTGGAACGACAAGTGGGCCACCTTCCTTCGCTATTTCCATGGAAGCGCCAGAAATCCAGCTGCTGACAATACGAAGAACTACACATTTGGCGTGAAGTACTGGTACGCTCCTGCAATGTCCTTTGAGCTTGCCTATGACAAGATCGAGTCTGCTGGTACTGTTGCAGGTGCAGACGACCACGTTATTCGCCTCCGCACCATAGTTGATTTCTAG
- the pfkA gene encoding 6-phosphofructokinase — MKRIAVLTSGGDSPGMNAAVRAVVRTALYHGMETIGVMRGFEGLMDGDCMTLDRAAVGGIIHRGGTILRTARSERFKTEAGQRAALVQMENRKVDALVVIGGDGSFRGALELEKKGLPVIGIPGTIDNDIAGTDVTIGYDTAVNTALSAVQKLRDTASSHDRLFIVEVMGRDAGFLALEVAVSSGAEYVVVPEIQLDIAKMCDHLHYSRKRGKTHSLIILAEGVMSAHELKNRLQDTGGYDARVTVLGYIQRGGSPSSFDTVLASRMGAFAVESLLEGKSGSMVCSICGQMTLCPLEDAWKSPKHLNPELLALVEKLSV; from the coding sequence ATGAAGCGCATTGCGGTACTGACGAGCGGGGGAGATTCGCCGGGAATGAACGCGGCCGTACGGGCGGTGGTCCGGACAGCCCTGTATCATGGCATGGAGACCATCGGGGTGATGCGGGGCTTTGAAGGGCTCATGGACGGCGACTGCATGACCCTGGACCGTGCCGCCGTAGGGGGCATTATCCACCGGGGGGGTACCATCCTCCGGACGGCCCGGAGCGAACGGTTCAAGACCGAAGCAGGGCAGCGGGCAGCCCTTGTGCAGATGGAGAACCGCAAGGTGGACGCCCTGGTGGTGATCGGCGGCGACGGCTCCTTCCGGGGGGCCCTTGAACTGGAGAAGAAAGGACTGCCAGTTATCGGCATACCGGGCACCATCGACAACGACATCGCGGGGACGGACGTGACCATCGGCTACGATACGGCGGTGAACACGGCCCTTTCGGCGGTGCAGAAGCTCCGGGACACGGCGAGCAGCCATGACCGGCTGTTCATCGTAGAGGTCATGGGGCGGGACGCCGGTTTCCTTGCCCTTGAAGTGGCCGTTTCCAGCGGTGCGGAGTACGTGGTGGTGCCCGAGATCCAGCTTGACATAGCAAAAATGTGCGACCATCTCCACTACTCCCGGAAGCGGGGAAAGACCCATTCCCTCATCATCCTGGCCGAGGGGGTCATGTCGGCCCACGAGCTGAAGAACCGCCTCCAGGACACGGGCGGGTATGACGCCCGGGTGACGGTGCTCGGCTATATCCAGCGGGGAGGGAGCCCGTCCTCTTTCGATACCGTGCTGGCGTCCCGGATGGGGGCCTTCGCGGTGGAGTCCCTGCTTGAGGGGAAATCGGGATCCATGGTGTGCTCCATCTGCGGGCAGATGACCCTCTGCCCCCTGGAGGACGCATGGAAATCGCCGAAGCATCTCAATCCTGAACTGCTGGCCCTCGTGGAAAAGCTGAGCGTGTGA
- a CDS encoding DUF4392 domain-containing protein encodes MDIRGSVEKLIAADRGGRKVSSLFRPGFLDDALGLLEGSSRVAVVTGFFVPACGAPETDGPGGAVMLGRSLVRSGKETVLCTDRLCLEAVKACSASVGGPVVREAAGVEEILAFRPDLLVFIERLGRAEDGLYYNMRGEDVSATTAPLDGAALSGNGLKVLAVGDGGNEAGMGLFREKLAELLPGYAPCLSVVGADTALPVDVSDWGGYALASLLSLECGEWIGPEDRETGTMLDALISAGAVDGVTRRREPTVDGFPEEEHRHVIRELKELVTFRLRSSGKGLS; translated from the coding sequence ATGGATATCCGCGGCTCCGTCGAAAAGCTGATAGCCGCTGACCGTGGGGGGAGAAAGGTCTCTTCTCTCTTCCGCCCCGGTTTTCTGGACGACGCCCTCGGATTGCTGGAGGGTTCGTCCAGAGTTGCCGTGGTGACGGGCTTTTTTGTTCCGGCCTGCGGCGCCCCGGAGACCGACGGGCCGGGCGGGGCCGTGATGCTTGGACGGTCTCTTGTGCGGAGCGGAAAAGAAACGGTGCTGTGTACCGACAGGCTGTGCCTCGAGGCGGTGAAGGCCTGCTCAGCATCGGTCGGGGGGCCGGTGGTTCGGGAGGCGGCCGGTGTGGAGGAGATTCTCGCTTTCCGGCCCGACCTGCTGGTCTTCATCGAGCGGCTGGGGCGGGCGGAAGACGGGCTGTACTATAACATGCGGGGCGAGGACGTCTCCGCGACCACCGCTCCCCTGGACGGAGCGGCTCTCTCCGGGAACGGCCTGAAGGTCCTGGCGGTGGGCGACGGGGGGAATGAGGCCGGCATGGGCCTGTTCAGGGAAAAACTGGCGGAGCTCCTCCCCGGCTATGCTCCCTGCCTCTCCGTGGTGGGGGCGGACACGGCCCTTCCGGTGGATGTCTCTGACTGGGGAGGATATGCCCTTGCCTCCCTGCTTTCTCTGGAGTGCGGGGAATGGATCGGCCCGGAGGACCGGGAAACGGGCACCATGCTGGACGCCCTGATTTCTGCCGGTGCGGTGGACGGTGTGACCCGGCGCCGTGAACCCACCGTGGACGGCTTCCCGGAAGAGGAGCACCGGCATGTCATCAGGGAGCTGAAGGAGCTTGTTACATTCCGTCTCCGGAGCTCCGGGAAAGGGCTTTCCTGA